In the genome of Calothrix sp. PCC 6303, the window AAGTATTACCCGTTCCCAGTTTTTTGCTGCTTTTTCTGGATCATGGTTACGGGAATACATCGAACCCATAACTGTAAAATACTCCTGTAGCTGTTGCTCATTTTCAAAGTTACCATCCCACAGCCTTTGGGTTACAGCTATTTGTTCAGGGGTTCCCCGCTCTGCTAATATCTGTTTTGCCCTAGCTAAAAATCTATAACTCGCTGTGGATGCCACAATAATTAGCTGGGAAATGTTCTCTGGATAGCGTACTGCATAGGATAAAGCCACCATTCCCCCGTAGGAAGTGCCTAAGGCGACAATTTTGTCAAGTCCCAAATATTGGCGCAAAGCCTCCATATCCTCAATATTATTCTCTAAGGTATAGGTTTCCTTATTGCCACGGGCAGAACGTCCTTGTCCTCGATGATCAAAATAAACCAGTTGTAAATGTTGACTCAAGGGTGAATAAGTGGGTTTATAGCCAGTATGATCGGCACCAGGTCCCCCATGAATCAAAAAAGCCACTGGTTTAGAGTGCAGCTTGTCATCTTCCACTACTAAAGCTGAACCTTCAACATCAAAGAATATTTCAGTATCGCGGATTTTTGCTCGCATTCTTTAATTTTCCTCTGTATGGCAAGACCCACAATACCCAATACCCCCCATAGGTTTTACCCCCTGGCTATTTACAGCTTTCCTGCATAACATAGTGTCTCACGAATTACACTAGCGCCAGCTTTAGCAATATCATTTACTGGCGCTTTCATTGTAGCGATTATTGCCAAAACAGGTGTAAGTGTCATACCCCTTATCCGTGAAATTGTAAAACTTTGCTTTTCCCAGGATTCATTAACCCATAGGGATCTACCATATTTTTAAAGTCTATCTGCTCAGATGCGATCGCTCTTTTCCATCCGTCCTCAATTAGATAGCTATGGGGGTTGGCAATGAATACCCCATGTGATTCATGATAGCGGATAATTTCGTTAAGACGGGCTTCATTTGTGTAGCGTACCAATTGTAAACCAGGACTACCAATAGACCCGTTAGCGCGGATAAATTCCAAATGCATCATCACTTCATCCCCAAAATACTCATGTAGATGCTGAATGGTTGCCAAGTTATCGGCAGGAAATACACTTTGGAGGTAGGTAATAGAAGAATCTACACTTCTGGCATGGAGGGTAGTATGATTCCAAGTATATTCAGCTAAAGGTAAACCTTTTGTCACTTCACCTGCCATTTTTTGGTAAGTAATTTCCCCTTCATGTTGTTGAACCAACCCCAAAAGCGACTCCAAACTCTGTTCAGCAATCATCAACAGCGCAACATGACTACCTTGGGGAATGTATTGGTGAATTCCGGTGAAGTATTGGGGAATCGGATCTGCGAAAATCCCAACTTCCTTCTTAATAATATCCTCTGTGGCAGCTAAAACTTGTCCAAACTTAGCAGCAGCTATAAACTCAGGAAAAATCACAATTACTTCTGCCCAAGGATAAGTTTCACCCAAGGCAATTTCCACCTCAGTAATAATACCGTTAATCCCCCAAGCATGGTTAACTTTTTGGATATCACTTCCCCGTAACTCCATCACCCTAGGTTCATCCTCCAAAGTCACCACCCGCAAACCCAATAAATTCCCCTCCTCATTCAATAAACCGTGACGAATTGAACCAATCCCCCCACTCCCACCAGCCACAAACCCAGCAATTGTCGCAGTACGGTAGGTTGAGGGAGTCATCCGCATTTCCCAGCCAATTTCCTGGGCTTTTTTATCTAAAGCCGCTAATTTTACCCCTGCTTCCACCCTTGCCACACCAGGTTTAACCCACAGAATTTTCTGCATCTTAGACAAGTCGAGAACTACACCACCATAGATGGGGACGCATTGCCCATAGTTACCTGTACCTGCACCCCGCATGGTGATGGGGAGTTTATACTTAGCACAAGCTGCGGCTACCTTTAATACTTCAGCTTCATTTTTGGGACGCACCACCACATCCCCAACTTTTCCTGCCAGTTTCGCAGTTAAGATGGGACTAAAGCTGTGATAATCATCGGATAATTTAGCAACCTGGGTAGATTCGGTAATTATTTCTAACCCTGGGAGTGAGACGATAAAGTTATTAATTGTCATATTTTTGAATAAATATTTTTAACGCAGGGTGTCGCAGAGGTAAGCGCAGAGTTTCGCAGAGGAAAAGAGAGGAAAAGAGAGAAATAAATCACTTCTCAAACTCCCTCCTCTCTGCGTTTCTCTGCGTCTTCACTCTGGGTACCTTTGCGTTTAAAATTCTTAATTTTCATGATTTACTGCGCTTTCGTGCCACTTCCCTAATATAAAGCTAGATATAGCACTCAAACCAACAAAAATTACTACTCCCAAACCTGTTGTCATTAAAAGTGCTGCAAACATTCGGGGAATTTGTAGGTTGTAGCTAGAAATTAATATCTGGTAAGCAATGCCAGCTTTTGCACCTCCGGTACCTGCGACAAATTCGGCGACTATTGCCCCAATTAATGACAATCCCCCACTAATTTTGAGACTACCTAAAAAATAAGGCATAGCACCAGGTAAGCGTAGATGAATTAGGGTTTGCCAAGGAGAAGCTTTGTAGAGTTGGAAGAGGTTTACCAGGTTTTTGTCGGTGCTTTTGAGTCCGATGGTGGTATTGGAGACGATGGGGAAAAATGCCACAATCCATGCACAGACTACTAAAGCCGCAAAGGTGTTGTTTCTTAACCAAATAATGATCAAAGGCGCGATCGCTATAATGGGAGTTGTCTGTAAAATGACGGCATAAGGGAAAAAACTTCTTTCTATCCACCGACTCTGGGCAAATAAAATAGCTATGAGTAAACCGGAGATAGCAGCGCTGATAAATGCTGCAATCGTGATTTGAAGTGTGATGAGGAGTGAGGGGAAAAGTTCATTCCAATCTGTAATCAGAGTCTGGAATACCAGGATGGGTGTAGGAAGAATGTAGGGTGGTGTGTTTGTGACCCTGACTAAAATATCCCACAGGAATAATATCGCTACACCAACGGTAAATGGAGCGATAAAATCGATATTAATTAGCTTTTTGATACTTCTTGTTAGCTTGCCTATATCGATGGACATTTTATAGTCTCGGTGATTTTCATCTTTGATATAGATTATACCTACAGCCTCTTTGTGTTATTTTGTTTTTTAAGATGTTAGCTGAAGCCATCTACCATTCGCTAAAGCCGTTAGTGCTAGGTTAAAATCCAACAGTTTCCCATCATATACCTTGATAACTGTTCCCTGATAACTGATTCACTAGGCAACTTATTAACATCAAATGCAGTCGTGGCAGTATCATACGGATGATAATTGTTACGAAAATAGAATGATGGATAAATTTGTTAATTTTGGCAGATATACAAGGCTAAGTATCTACAATCGCTATAAATCTTGGTTTTTGGCAACTTTACTAGTCTTGAGTTTAGTTGCTACATCCCTCTCAGGGATGCCACTATCCGCACAGACTCCAATCCGAGAATTACGGGGAGTTTGGCTAACAAATATTGATAGTAATGTCTTATTTGAAAAAAAACGGCTGAATAATGCTTTACAGAAGCTGAAAGATTTAAATTTTAATGTTGTCTATCCAACTGTGTGGAATTGGGGTTGGACACTATATCCCAGTCAGGTTGCAGAAGGAGTTATTGGCAAAAAACTCGATCCTGAACCTGGTTTGCAAGGACGAGATATGCTGAAGGAAGCGGTGGAATTGGGACATGCGAAAAATCTGAAAGTCATTCCCTGGTTTGAGTTTGGTTTTATGGCACCAGCAGATTCCGAATTGGCTAAACGTCGTCCCCAATGGATCACAAACCGCAGTGATGGAACTAAAATTTGGAAGGAAGGTACCCACGACAGGGTATGGTTAAGTCCCTTTCGTCCTGATGTTCAAGAATTTATCCAGGCTTTGATTGTCGAAATTGTTGGTAAGTATGATATTGATGGGATTCAATTTGACGATCATTTTGGCTTACCTGGGGAATTAGGTTATGATGCCTACACCGTAGAACTATATAAAAAAGAACACAATGGGAAAGCACCTCCAAAAGATGCTAAAAACCCAGAGTGGGTGAGATGGCGCGCTAACAAGATTACAGAATATTTGAAGCGAGTATTTTTCGCAGTTAAGGCTGTAAAAAAAGATTGTATTATTTCTGTTGCACCTAATCCTCAGCGCTTTTCCTATGACTATTTCTTGGCAGATTGGGAACGCTGGGAAAGAATGGGATTAGTTGAAGATTTGGTATTGCAAATATATCGTGATGATCTCAAAGTGTTTAATGATGAGTTAAATCGTCCAGAGGTGAAAGCAGCACGTAAGCATATTCCTGTGAGTATTGGGATTTTGAGCGGTTTGAAGGCGAGATTTGTACCCATGCAACAAATTAAAACACAGGTGAAGAGTGTACGCGATCGCAAGTTCGCGGGAATGTCCTTTTTCTTCTACGAAACCCTATGGAATGTCACTAAGGAACCAGCTACAAAGCGTCAAAGGGAACTGAAAAATCTCTTTCCCACACCTGCGATTTACCCAAGGATCGGTACATAGGGTAAAGGCTACTTTTAGCACCTAGCCTACGCAAGCTGGAATTGCTTTCCATGCTCAATACCTTCGCCAAAACGGAGCATCACAAAAACCGTGCAAAATCATAGGATTCCTGAAAAAATAAGGGTTCTATTTTCAGCCGACGGCAAAAGCTTAAAACCCTTATGGGCTAAAGAACATAAATAAAACCCTCTACGGGAAAATCCGCACCATGTTTATACAGCTTTTTGTTTTGCCAAAAAACAGAAACCCTTAATTTACCGTGGAAGCTGAAAGCTTTATTTCTCCTAAAATGGCGAAGGTATTGTTAAGAGTTAAGACTTAAATTCGCAATGTAAAGTTATGTTACAGCTATTTCCGAAAAAAGTTATTGGTTTAATGGTTCTGAGTGTCGCCTTAACTTTAATGTTTACACCACAGTTATTAGCTAAGACTTCTGGCTCAGGTAATGTGATATTTATTCATCCTGATGGTACTAGTGCAGCTCATTGGGGGGCGGCGCGGATGCTCTACAAGGGACCGGATGCTAGGCTCAATTGGGATAGGATGTCTAATTTAGCCGTCTACCTGGGACATATTAAAAACCAACTCACGGCGACTTCTAACGCTGGTGCAGTGACTCACGCTACAGGGGTGAAGGTAAATGCTGATTCCTTTGGGTTGGATGAAGCGGGTAAACCAGTAGTGGCGCTGTCGGGTAAACCCCAGACAATTATGGAAGAAGCGATCGCCGCAGGTAAAGCAACTGCTATCATCAATTCGGGGATGATTCACGAACCGGGTACGGGTGCGTTTGTGGCTAAGTCACCTAGTCGCCGCAACTTTGCAGACATTACTAAACAAATCGTCGAGTCTGGTGCAGATGTAATCTTAGGCGGTGGTGAACTTTGGTATCTCCCCAAGGATAAAGCCGGGAGACACACCACAGCACAACAAAGTCAACGCACGGATGGGATTAATGTCATCGAGTTGGCAAAAAAGAAGGGTTACACCGTTGTTTACACCCGCGATGAGTTGCTAAAGTTACCCACAAATACCAAAAAAGTGTTAGGAATTTTTGCCGCAGATGATACTTACAACGACGACACAGAAGAAAATTTAAAAAAACAGGGTTTACCGTTGTATGTCAAGAGTGCGCCGACAGTCGCCCAACAGTTACAGGTGACTTTACGCCTGTTCTCTCAGAGGCGTAATGGCTTCTTGATTGTTTTGGAAGAAGAGGGTAGCGATAATTTTTCTAACTATAATCATGCAGCCGGTTGTATGGAAGCAGTGAAACGCGCTGATGATGCGGTTGGGGTAGCAATGGATTTTATTCAAAAGAACCCCAATACTTTGTTAGTCACCGCCGCCGATAGTGATGCTGGCGGTTTGGAAGTGGTGGGAGTAACAGAGAAAGACTTTCCCTTGAATAAACCAGTCCCAGAAAAAAGCAAAAATGGTTCACCTTGGGATGGTAGAGATGGAACTGGTACTTTACCGTTTGTTTCTGCACCAGACAAACAAGGTAAACGTTTTCCCTTTGCAGTCGGTTGGTCTACTTTCGGCGATAATACAGGAGCGATCGTTGCTAAGGCGCATGGTTTAAATGCTCAACTCTTACATGGCACAGTCGATAACACCGATATTTATCGCCTGATGTACCGTACCCTCTTTGGTAAGCAGTTGGCGAATAAGGGCTAGAAATGGTAACTGCCCAGTTACTCTGCTTTCCTGTAAACCGTTGATTTTTCATTAGTGTATTTTGGAGCGAACTACTCATTTGGAGTAAAAAGCGCTTTTTGCGCTTTACTCCTTCAATAATAGATAATATAGCTCGCCTTTATTGACAATAACACCAGCGCGCTCCCCTGCTTGTTTGCCAACACCAATATAGTAATCAACTCGAGCTGGAGTTTTGATTGCACCTCCTGTGTCTTGATCTAGGACATAGCGACTCACAAGACGCTGTTCGATTTTATTTTGATTAATAAAAGGAAAAGGGGCGCGAATTATAGCTAATGCACCGGGAGGCATTAAGGATTTATCTGTAGCGATTGACCTTTCTGGGGTTAATGGGACACCGAGACTGCCACTTGCGGGAGCATTTTTGGTATCTTTAAAGAAAATAAAACGGGGGTTTCTAGGTAAGTAAATATCTTGGCTTTGGGGATTTTTTTCAAAGTAATTGATAACTTTTTCGAGAGTGATTCCTTTTTCTGATAGTTTTCCATCTTTAATTAATTCTTTCCCTAAACTGACATAATCATGGTCGGTATTTCCTGCATAACCAATTGTAGTAGTAGTTCCATTACTGAATTTCAAGACAGCAGAACCTTGGACTTGAGCAATAAAGGCATCCATCCGCGATTTTAACCAAAATAACTCTAAACCTTTGAGTTTGCCTTTAGCATTTTGTAAAGCGTCTGCGCCTTCTAATTCTAAACGGGTGGGATGGGGTTTGTCCCAAGTTTGAAAATTATCGGGTAAGCGGTAGATGGGATAGCGGTATTCTGCTGTCGGCTGACGACTTGCTAGGTAAATTGGTTTGTAGTAACCGGTGAATAAAATAGTACCCTGATTATCAGAACCGATAGATTTATAAAATACAAATTCTTGGTTGACATTAGCTTGTAATTCTTGAGCATTTTGGGAATTAATAACTAATTCGCGAAATCTTTTCAAGCTTTTTTCTACTCTTTCTCGCGTGATTTCGGGAATAATATATTTTTGATAAGTTGCTTTTGCATCTGGTGTTTGCAGATAGCTTAAACTATAGTCAATTGCTTTGAGTAAATTCTGCTTATCTCCAGCT includes:
- a CDS encoding alpha/beta fold hydrolase — encoded protein: MRAKIRDTEIFFDVEGSALVVEDDKLHSKPVAFLIHGGPGADHTGYKPTYSPLSQHLQLVYFDHRGQGRSARGNKETYTLENNIEDMEALRQYLGLDKIVALGTSYGGMVALSYAVRYPENISQLIIVASTASYRFLARAKQILAERGTPEQIAVTQRLWDGNFENEQQLQEYFTVMGSMYSRNHDPEKAAKNWERVILSVDAINVAFGGFLRTYDVLDKLHLITAPTLVIGGRHDWICAPEFSVEIAQGIPEAKLQIFENSGHSIRADEPDALLNAVANFIVGRF
- a CDS encoding FAD-binding oxidoreductase, with protein sequence MTINNFIVSLPGLEIITESTQVAKLSDDYHSFSPILTAKLAGKVGDVVVRPKNEAEVLKVAAACAKYKLPITMRGAGTGNYGQCVPIYGGVVLDLSKMQKILWVKPGVARVEAGVKLAALDKKAQEIGWEMRMTPSTYRTATIAGFVAGGSGGIGSIRHGLLNEEGNLLGLRVVTLEDEPRVMELRGSDIQKVNHAWGINGIITEVEIALGETYPWAEVIVIFPEFIAAAKFGQVLAATEDIIKKEVGIFADPIPQYFTGIHQYIPQGSHVALLMIAEQSLESLLGLVQQHEGEITYQKMAGEVTKGLPLAEYTWNHTTLHARSVDSSITYLQSVFPADNLATIQHLHEYFGDEVMMHLEFIRANGSIGSPGLQLVRYTNEARLNEIIRYHESHGVFIANPHSYLIEDGWKRAIASEQIDFKNMVDPYGLMNPGKSKVLQFHG
- a CDS encoding ABC transporter permease; this encodes MSIDIGKLTRSIKKLINIDFIAPFTVGVAILFLWDILVRVTNTPPYILPTPILVFQTLITDWNELFPSLLITLQITIAAFISAAISGLLIAILFAQSRWIERSFFPYAVILQTTPIIAIAPLIIIWLRNNTFAALVVCAWIVAFFPIVSNTTIGLKSTDKNLVNLFQLYKASPWQTLIHLRLPGAMPYFLGSLKISGGLSLIGAIVAEFVAGTGGAKAGIAYQILISSYNLQIPRMFAALLMTTGLGVVIFVGLSAISSFILGKWHESAVNHEN
- a CDS encoding glycoside hydrolase family 10 protein: MQSWQYHTDDNCYENRMMDKFVNFGRYTRLSIYNRYKSWFLATLLVLSLVATSLSGMPLSAQTPIRELRGVWLTNIDSNVLFEKKRLNNALQKLKDLNFNVVYPTVWNWGWTLYPSQVAEGVIGKKLDPEPGLQGRDMLKEAVELGHAKNLKVIPWFEFGFMAPADSELAKRRPQWITNRSDGTKIWKEGTHDRVWLSPFRPDVQEFIQALIVEIVGKYDIDGIQFDDHFGLPGELGYDAYTVELYKKEHNGKAPPKDAKNPEWVRWRANKITEYLKRVFFAVKAVKKDCIISVAPNPQRFSYDYFLADWERWERMGLVEDLVLQIYRDDLKVFNDELNRPEVKAARKHIPVSIGILSGLKARFVPMQQIKTQVKSVRDRKFAGMSFFFYETLWNVTKEPATKRQRELKNLFPTPAIYPRIGT
- a CDS encoding alkaline phosphatase, with product MLQLFPKKVIGLMVLSVALTLMFTPQLLAKTSGSGNVIFIHPDGTSAAHWGAARMLYKGPDARLNWDRMSNLAVYLGHIKNQLTATSNAGAVTHATGVKVNADSFGLDEAGKPVVALSGKPQTIMEEAIAAGKATAIINSGMIHEPGTGAFVAKSPSRRNFADITKQIVESGADVILGGGELWYLPKDKAGRHTTAQQSQRTDGINVIELAKKKGYTVVYTRDELLKLPTNTKKVLGIFAADDTYNDDTEENLKKQGLPLYVKSAPTVAQQLQVTLRLFSQRRNGFLIVLEEEGSDNFSNYNHAAGCMEAVKRADDAVGVAMDFIQKNPNTLLVTAADSDAGGLEVVGVTEKDFPLNKPVPEKSKNGSPWDGRDGTGTLPFVSAPDKQGKRFPFAVGWSTFGDNTGAIVAKAHGLNAQLLHGTVDNTDIYRLMYRTLFGKQLANKG
- a CDS encoding murein transglycosylase A; the encoded protein is MQYKHQLPNKLAKLILTTYLCCLPLLACNNQQQVSQKNQTSPSAEPLSLQTSLPQAQNYFLDNQIWGEAGDKQNLLKAIDYSLSYLQTPDAKATYQKYIIPEITRERVEKSLKRFRELVINSQNAQELQANVNQEFVFYKSIGSDNQGTILFTGYYKPIYLASRQPTAEYRYPIYRLPDNFQTWDKPHPTRLELEGADALQNAKGKLKGLELFWLKSRMDAFIAQVQGSAVLKFSNGTTTTIGYAGNTDHDYVSLGKELIKDGKLSEKGITLEKVINYFEKNPQSQDIYLPRNPRFIFFKDTKNAPASGSLGVPLTPERSIATDKSLMPPGALAIIRAPFPFINQNKIEQRLVSRYVLDQDTGGAIKTPARVDYYIGVGKQAGERAGVIVNKGELYYLLLKE